The region CCTTACCAGCATCGCCCATTATTGCTTAATCAGAGCCCACAGTGACTTTTTATCCAAAATAACTGCTTTGGACATGGTTTCAGGAAAAAAGTCAATATAAAAACATGTacaattatatttcttttcaagaaagCACTGAATTGATCTGAATTGTATCATACTGTATTAGTTTTAATGCCACTCCATAGGCAAGTATATATTATGTGTTGAAGGAGGTGTGCatatacacaaacacaaaatacatACACAGAATTCAGCCCAGATTAATATTATCTTCATTTAATTTCTAGCACAACAATCGAGTCATTTTTTGCACTTTAGAGTTGTGTGGAAAAATAAGAATAGGCACAATTAATTAATACAGCTTCTAATTTACCTTATTATAGTGCACTATTACGCACTGATAATACCATAAAAACAATATGATACTATTCAAGCCCATTTTTCTAATGTACAGGTGAAGTCTGGTAACTAGGATTCTAAGTGCTTTTTAACTCAAATGCACAACTTCTGCAGCTTTACACAGTAGAACAGTGCAATACATTATGTCCCCATATTCCAGGAACAAGAGCTGAGTTTACAGATGTACTTGTTTCACATTAGCCTGGCTTTGTACTTTCTGCAGCTCTAGCACTTCAACTGCTTTGTCTATGACCtccttttgttcccttttcctcAATCTTCTTCCAGGTGCTGGCTATAAAAACATAAGTTCTTTTGGTAGCTAGCTCTCACCTGGTAGAACAAGACAGTTTCGAAGTAACGGTACAGCAGAATTTCTTCTAGAGGGTCGGTTCACAGTGCTAGGGTGACCCCGATCTCCACTTACTTCCCAGTTACTGACTTTGGAAGAAGCTCCCTCTGGCTTCTTGGGAAAAGATTCCGATGTCACCTTCTGCCTCTTTTCAGGAATCCCTGTGACAACTGTTGAGTTCAGAAAGGTCCTTTTTGGTTTCCTCCTCACCTTTAATTTTTTAGCATCAGGCTTTTCTTTCTTAAGGTGCTTTCCCACTGTAGTTTTCCTTGTCTGGCACCTATGGGTGGAGAAAACTGAAGATTTCTGGGCACGAGGACGAAGTTTCCTTCTCACCCcctctttttgctgttttttagtTCTGGAAGTTTGCTTGCCTGCAGTTACtctgtttcctctcctcccaACTGTACATCTGACAGACATAGATCCTGCAGCCTTTCTAGAAAAAACTGGTTCTTTATTAgtgccttctttcctcttccacatTGCCTTTGGATTCTCCCTCTCTAACCGCTCACTCCTGATGGAGGTTAGAGGAGTTTTGGTACCTCTACTGTTAAATGGAGTTAATCTACAATCTCCTTCTACCGCAGACTGGTGAGAGTTCAAAGGTGAAATGATCAAGTGTTTAAAAGAGCTCTCTGAGTGACCAGATACCAGACAATCTGTTCTTTCTGTGGAAGCAGAAGATCCATCTGCCTTTTGACTTGAGGCTGCATCATTCCCTTTACCTGGATCTGGCAGGAAAGATGCTGAAGATGAACTACAGAAGTCTGACCAATTGAGTGACTTTGATAGCGTGCTTTCTCTCTGTGCATCAGCTAGTTTCCTCATGTTTGCATCAAAGCTGAGACTTCTGAAAAGCTGTCGAACATGGGAGGGCTTTTTGGCCTTTTCTCCAACTGTACTCTTTGGAGGCGTTTTCAGAATTCTATTTGTCAGTGGGTCATAATACTTAAAAGAACACTGTTTGTATTTATACCTTACAGAGTCCTTGCTGTCTGTGGAGTTACgatttttcctcattttgggAATATCTATAGGTTTACCTTTACACTGTTTAATCTCTGGGCAGGAAAGAACATACACCACTGTCTTGGGCTGTACAGGACTCATAATCTTGCTATAAGACTCAGGAAGTTTAAGGGCACATAGTCTAGTTTTCATGTTTGGAGTTTTTTCATTCTCTGGCCACGCAATGCTTGCTTTCTGGTCAGCTGGATCAGATTCCCTtctagacatttttctttttgctacagGGTAGTTCAATAGACTTGTTTGGGTGCCATGGCTGACTTTAACCACCTGGCATCTTGAAGCCAGGCGCCATGTCCTTTTCCTAGGCATTTTAAGAGTTTGTGGGTTGCATAGTGTATCTGAGGCTAAAGATGGGTTATCAAAACCAGAGCCACCACTTAAAGCATCGTTAAATTCTGGCAATGCTTTAACTGATGCACTTTCTGTTCTATTGCCCTCAacaatattgttctttttttcatccttctggatttttttcttcattctcttcccTGTACAGTTGGCTGAGGATTCACTGTCAAAGTAGCAGCGAAAACGACCTTCCCTGAAATCACGCACAAGTTCTTCAATTTTTATATCATCTTCATACATTATTTGAGACCATGTCTTTCCCACAAAAGAAGGAGGCACATGAGGCAGAGCTGGAAGAACTGGTTCTTCAGTATGAACTACAACATCCTGTTTTACTGCTTCTACTTGCTCTACTGACtcactttttaaaacagaagagagcTGTGTTCCGTAGTCTTTATTTTGCAAACTTATTTGGACCTCTTTTAGGAATTCTATATCTTTTATAGCTGCCTTAGGTAAGTCTGTTCCTGCCTGAATAGGTGCATCACAGTCAAAACTCATTTCAGAACCCTCTAAATGAGTATGGTCCAGAAGTGATGAAAGAGTTAAACAGGGATTATCCTCCTCtttgaaataaatttcttcagATGTAGTTCCATGGCAGTATTTCAAAATAACATCTTCAATAGTGTCATCCACTGAACTTTCATCACCTCTGCTCGTCTTCATGTTTTTGCATCTTGCTAGTTGTGGGGATGTCCCAAGACCTAGGGAGCTGCTGATACCCACAGTATCCCTGAGATGGAAATCAGACACCAAAGTTTCATCCTGAGTTCGTAAACCATCTCGTTTTGAGAGAGATTGACCTGAGGTAATATGTAAAGAATTGTTGTGGCTGTACATAGGATTCTGATGAGAAAATGAAGGGTGTTTTGGGTGAACCAGTGTTGAAGCAGGATTCAAGCATGGATTCATTAATACATCACTATTGCATACCATTTCTGTTTTATCACATCCACTATGCAGAATCGGATTTGATGCTGCCAAACTCATatcattttttcctgatttaGGATTAACAGAAGAACTATGGATTAAACGACTGGCAGAAAAACGCTGAGGTACAGGGCTCATCACAGTTTTAAACTGGCCTTCATAGCTATGATTTGCAATTTGAGCATCTTTCAGGGTATCCCATTTCTCATTGCTACAAATGCCCATAGACTGCTGGGATGTTCTTGTAACATGTTCCTGCCGTCTTTCTAGTTTCTGAATAAATGCTTGTGTTACAGAACTTTTC is a window of Larus michahellis chromosome 7, bLarMic1.1, whole genome shotgun sequence DNA encoding:
- the ZDBF2 gene encoding DBF4-type zinc finger-containing protein 2 isoform X2 translates to MASLDPGLARKSSRGNDGDGMRKVSCTANGLLFDIIWRQLWWMKKVDDSKMFDRIKPSDEASASSAQGIERHGVEGSLQQDSNSSLHTRGQEDPRPGVSTVQNRQGYCNCCHVHYSNLEQHIFSSQHRHFTTYCRNRMGTSSLMERFLQDVLQHHPHRYHDNRPTYDDMPLPVTPEAARIACLSPEETEKKRNQDKQEISGKDQESIGEICSSVPCLSRESTKKSSVTQAFIQKLERRQEHVTRTSQQSMGICSNEKWDTLKDAQIANHSYEGQFKTVMSPVPQRFSASRLIHSSSVNPKSGKNDMSLAASNPILHSGCDKTEMVCNSDVLMNPCLNPASTLVHPKHPSFSHQNPMYSHNNSLHITSGQSLSKRDGLRTQDETLVSDFHLRDTVGISSSLGLGTSPQLARCKNMKTSRGDESSVDDTIEDVILKYCHGTTSEEIYFKEEDNPCLTLSSLLDHTHLEGSEMSFDCDAPIQAGTDLPKAAIKDIEFLKEVQISLQNKDYGTQLSSVLKSESVEQVEAVKQDVVVHTEEPVLPALPHVPPSFVGKTWSQIMYEDDIKIEELVRDFREGRFRCYFDSESSANCTGKRMKKKIQKDEKKNNIVEGNRTESASVKALPEFNDALSGGSGFDNPSLASDTLCNPQTLKMPRKRTWRLASRCQVVKVSHGTQTSLLNYPVAKRKMSRRESDPADQKASIAWPENEKTPNMKTRLCALKLPESYSKIMSPVQPKTVVYVLSCPEIKQCKGKPIDIPKMRKNRNSTDSKDSVRYKYKQCSFKYYDPLTNRILKTPPKSTVGEKAKKPSHVRQLFRSLSFDANMRKLADAQRESTLSKSLNWSDFCSSSSASFLPDPGKGNDAASSQKADGSSASTERTDCLVSGHSESSFKHLIISPLNSHQSAVEGDCRLTPFNSRGTKTPLTSIRSERLERENPKAMWKRKEGTNKEPVFSRKAAGSMSVRCTVGRRGNRVTAGKQTSRTKKQQKEGVRRKLRPRAQKSSVFSTHRCQTRKTTVGKHLKKEKPDAKKLKVRRKPKRTFLNSTVVTGIPEKRQKVTSESFPKKPEGASSKVSNWEVSGDRGHPSTVNRPSRRNSAVPLLRNCLVLPGES
- the ZDBF2 gene encoding DBF4-type zinc finger-containing protein 2 isoform X3, which gives rise to MRKVSCTANGLLFDIIWRQLWWMKKVDDSKMFDRIKPSDEASASSAQGIERHGVEGSLQQDSNSSLHTRGQEDPRPGVSTVQNRQGYCNCCHVHYSNLEQHIFSSQHRHFTTYCRNRMGTSSLMERFLQDVLQHHPHRYHDNRPTYDDMPLPVTPEAARIACLSPEETEKKRNQDKQEISGKDQESIGEICSSVPCLSRESTKKSSVTQAFIQKLERRQEHVTRTSQQSMGICSNEKWDTLKDAQIANHSYEGQFKTVMSPVPQRFSASRLIHSSSVNPKSGKNDMSLAASNPILHSGCDKTEMVCNSDVLMNPCLNPASTLVHPKHPSFSHQNPMYSHNNSLHITSGQSLSKRDGLRTQDETLVSDFHLRDTVGISSSLGLGTSPQLARCKNMKTSRGDESSVDDTIEDVILKYCHGTTSEEIYFKEEDNPCLTLSSLLDHTHLEGSEMSFDCDAPIQAGTDLPKAAIKDIEFLKEVQISLQNKDYGTQLSSVLKSESVEQVEAVKQDVVVHTEEPVLPALPHVPPSFVGKTWSQIMYEDDIKIEELVRDFREGRFRCYFDSESSANCTGKRMKKKIQKDEKKNNIVEGNRTESASVKALPEFNDALSGGSGFDNPSLASDTLCNPQTLKMPRKRTWRLASRCQVVKVSHGTQTSLLNYPVAKRKMSRRESDPADQKASIAWPENEKTPNMKTRLCALKLPESYSKIMSPVQPKTVVYVLSCPEIKQCKGKPIDIPKMRKNRNSTDSKDSVRYKYKQCSFKYYDPLTNRILKTPPKSTVGEKAKKPSHVRQLFRSLSFDANMRKLADAQRESTLSKSLNWSDFCSSSSASFLPDPGKGNDAASSQKADGSSASTERTDCLVSGHSESSFKHLIISPLNSHQSAVEGDCRLTPFNSRGTKTPLTSIRSERLERENPKAMWKRKEGTNKEPVFSRKAAGSMSVRCTVGRRGNRVTAGKQTSRTKKQQKEGVRRKLRPRAQKSSVFSTHRCQTRKTTVGKHLKKEKPDAKKLKVRRKPKRTFLNSTVVTGIPEKRQKVTSESFPKKPEGASSKVSNWEVSGDRGHPSTVNRPSRRNSAVPLLRNCLVLPGES
- the ZDBF2 gene encoding DBF4-type zinc finger-containing protein 2 isoform X1 encodes the protein MCLRAWKTCIINSVLKGSLTSLLPDGMRKVSCTANGLLFDIIWRQLWWMKKVDDSKMFDRIKPSDEASASSAQGIERHGVEGSLQQDSNSSLHTRGQEDPRPGVSTVQNRQGYCNCCHVHYSNLEQHIFSSQHRHFTTYCRNRMGTSSLMERFLQDVLQHHPHRYHDNRPTYDDMPLPVTPEAARIACLSPEETEKKRNQDKQEISGKDQESIGEICSSVPCLSRESTKKSSVTQAFIQKLERRQEHVTRTSQQSMGICSNEKWDTLKDAQIANHSYEGQFKTVMSPVPQRFSASRLIHSSSVNPKSGKNDMSLAASNPILHSGCDKTEMVCNSDVLMNPCLNPASTLVHPKHPSFSHQNPMYSHNNSLHITSGQSLSKRDGLRTQDETLVSDFHLRDTVGISSSLGLGTSPQLARCKNMKTSRGDESSVDDTIEDVILKYCHGTTSEEIYFKEEDNPCLTLSSLLDHTHLEGSEMSFDCDAPIQAGTDLPKAAIKDIEFLKEVQISLQNKDYGTQLSSVLKSESVEQVEAVKQDVVVHTEEPVLPALPHVPPSFVGKTWSQIMYEDDIKIEELVRDFREGRFRCYFDSESSANCTGKRMKKKIQKDEKKNNIVEGNRTESASVKALPEFNDALSGGSGFDNPSLASDTLCNPQTLKMPRKRTWRLASRCQVVKVSHGTQTSLLNYPVAKRKMSRRESDPADQKASIAWPENEKTPNMKTRLCALKLPESYSKIMSPVQPKTVVYVLSCPEIKQCKGKPIDIPKMRKNRNSTDSKDSVRYKYKQCSFKYYDPLTNRILKTPPKSTVGEKAKKPSHVRQLFRSLSFDANMRKLADAQRESTLSKSLNWSDFCSSSSASFLPDPGKGNDAASSQKADGSSASTERTDCLVSGHSESSFKHLIISPLNSHQSAVEGDCRLTPFNSRGTKTPLTSIRSERLERENPKAMWKRKEGTNKEPVFSRKAAGSMSVRCTVGRRGNRVTAGKQTSRTKKQQKEGVRRKLRPRAQKSSVFSTHRCQTRKTTVGKHLKKEKPDAKKLKVRRKPKRTFLNSTVVTGIPEKRQKVTSESFPKKPEGASSKVSNWEVSGDRGHPSTVNRPSRRNSAVPLLRNCLVLPGES
- the ZDBF2 gene encoding DBF4-type zinc finger-containing protein 2 isoform X4 — translated: MHSRPTYDDMPLPVTPEAARIACLSPEETEKKRNQDKQEISGKDQESIGEICSSVPCLSRESTKKSSVTQAFIQKLERRQEHVTRTSQQSMGICSNEKWDTLKDAQIANHSYEGQFKTVMSPVPQRFSASRLIHSSSVNPKSGKNDMSLAASNPILHSGCDKTEMVCNSDVLMNPCLNPASTLVHPKHPSFSHQNPMYSHNNSLHITSGQSLSKRDGLRTQDETLVSDFHLRDTVGISSSLGLGTSPQLARCKNMKTSRGDESSVDDTIEDVILKYCHGTTSEEIYFKEEDNPCLTLSSLLDHTHLEGSEMSFDCDAPIQAGTDLPKAAIKDIEFLKEVQISLQNKDYGTQLSSVLKSESVEQVEAVKQDVVVHTEEPVLPALPHVPPSFVGKTWSQIMYEDDIKIEELVRDFREGRFRCYFDSESSANCTGKRMKKKIQKDEKKNNIVEGNRTESASVKALPEFNDALSGGSGFDNPSLASDTLCNPQTLKMPRKRTWRLASRCQVVKVSHGTQTSLLNYPVAKRKMSRRESDPADQKASIAWPENEKTPNMKTRLCALKLPESYSKIMSPVQPKTVVYVLSCPEIKQCKGKPIDIPKMRKNRNSTDSKDSVRYKYKQCSFKYYDPLTNRILKTPPKSTVGEKAKKPSHVRQLFRSLSFDANMRKLADAQRESTLSKSLNWSDFCSSSSASFLPDPGKGNDAASSQKADGSSASTERTDCLVSGHSESSFKHLIISPLNSHQSAVEGDCRLTPFNSRGTKTPLTSIRSERLERENPKAMWKRKEGTNKEPVFSRKAAGSMSVRCTVGRRGNRVTAGKQTSRTKKQQKEGVRRKLRPRAQKSSVFSTHRCQTRKTTVGKHLKKEKPDAKKLKVRRKPKRTFLNSTVVTGIPEKRQKVTSESFPKKPEGASSKVSNWEVSGDRGHPSTVNRPSRRNSAVPLLRNCLVLPGES